A single genomic interval of bacterium harbors:
- a CDS encoding ABC transporter ATP-binding protein: protein MQKSTILDVRNLCTVFETDEGIARAVDGVSFSLERGETLGLVGESGCGKSVTAMSIMRLIRKPGRIASGEVLFHGQNLLDLTEREMRAMRGNEIGMVFQEAMTSLNPVFTIGDQMTEVLLYHSENNWSEAYEKSLDMLDRVGIPDPESVMTVYPHQLSGGMRQRALIAMGLVARPSVLILDEPTTAIDVTVQAQVLKLINDLKLEFGMTVLLISHDLGVVAEVCDRVAIMYASHIVECGSVHDIFQRPLHPYTVGLLSSIPSFHARKDRLTIIPGQVPRPTHYPPGCNFQSRCEYATENCVLHEPDRLPVDAHHTVACWNWKEVALPADVRRPEL from the coding sequence ATGCAGAAATCCACCATTCTCGATGTCCGCAATCTCTGCACCGTTTTCGAAACGGATGAGGGAATCGCGCGCGCAGTGGACGGCGTATCGTTTTCCCTCGAGCGCGGTGAGACACTCGGCCTCGTCGGGGAATCGGGCTGCGGGAAAAGTGTGACCGCGATGTCCATCATGCGACTGATACGCAAGCCCGGACGCATCGCATCGGGGGAAGTGCTGTTTCACGGACAGAATCTGCTCGATCTGACGGAGCGTGAGATGCGTGCGATGCGGGGCAATGAAATCGGGATGGTGTTCCAGGAAGCCATGACCTCGCTCAACCCGGTGTTCACGATCGGGGATCAGATGACCGAGGTGCTGCTCTATCATTCGGAAAACAACTGGTCGGAAGCCTACGAGAAATCGCTCGACATGCTCGACCGAGTCGGTATTCCCGATCCGGAGAGCGTGATGACCGTGTACCCGCATCAGCTTTCGGGTGGAATGCGGCAGCGTGCGCTTATTGCCATGGGACTCGTGGCGCGTCCCTCAGTGCTCATTCTCGACGAACCTACCACTGCCATTGATGTCACCGTGCAGGCGCAGGTGCTAAAGCTGATCAACGATCTGAAGCTGGAATTCGGTATGACCGTGCTGCTGATCAGTCATGATCTGGGTGTGGTGGCGGAGGTCTGCGACCGTGTCGCCATCATGTATGCCTCGCATATTGTGGAATGCGGCAGTGTCCACGACATCTTTCAGCGTCCCCTGCATCCCTATACGGTCGGACTCCTCTCCTCCATTCCCTCTTTCCATGCGCGTAAGGACCGGTTGACGATTATTCCCGGGCAGGTTCCGCGTCCCACACATTATCCCCCGGGCTGCAATTTTCAGTCCCGCTGCGAATACGCGACCGAAAACTGCGTTCTGCACGAACCGGATCGTCTCCCGGTAGATGCGCATCATACGGTAGCATGCTGGAACTGGAAGGAAGTTGCGCTTCCCGCGGATGTTCGCCGTCCCGAACTTTAA
- a CDS encoding acyl-CoA carboxylase subunit beta gives MKQQAPSRDDAFLVNEDAMKNLIRILHAREKQVQAGGGEKSVARHHDRGKMTARERIDALLDEDSHFLEIGLFTAWEMYEEYGGAPSAGTVFGIGRVHGRDCVIVANDATVKAGAWFPITAKKNLRAQEIAMENRLPIIYLVDSAGVFLPMQDEIFPDKEHFGRIFRNNAIMSSMGIPQIAAIMGFCVAGGAYLPIMSDEALIVEGTGTVFLAGSHLVKSAIGEVIQNEELGGARVHSELSGVTDYRMPDDATALKTIRDLVSKLGDRGHAGFNRIDAVDPARPITDVYGIMPKDRSRPYDVHALLTCLVDDHEFVEYKADYGRSIVCAYARIDGWAVGIVANQRSIVKDGKGEMQIGGVIYSDSADKATRFILNCNQKKIPLVFLQDVTGFMIGSRAEHGGIIKDGAKMVNAVANSTVPKITIITGNSYGAGNYAMCGKAYDPRFIFAWPSAQIAVMGGAQASKTLLEIRLSQLKREGKEITKEEQEELLKTIQDRYDSQMSPYYGAARLWVDGIIDPADTRDVISSCLAAAENNPDIPQFNPGVIQT, from the coding sequence ATGAAGCAGCAAGCCCCATCCCGCGACGACGCATTTCTGGTAAACGAAGACGCCATGAAAAACCTCATCCGTATTCTGCATGCCCGTGAAAAACAGGTGCAGGCAGGCGGAGGGGAGAAATCCGTTGCGCGGCATCACGATCGCGGAAAGATGACCGCTCGCGAGCGCATCGATGCACTGCTCGATGAGGACAGCCATTTCCTCGAGATAGGACTGTTCACGGCATGGGAGATGTACGAGGAATACGGCGGTGCGCCTTCAGCGGGAACGGTGTTCGGCATTGGACGCGTGCATGGACGCGACTGCGTCATCGTCGCTAACGACGCGACCGTGAAGGCCGGAGCATGGTTTCCGATCACGGCGAAGAAAAATCTCCGCGCACAGGAAATCGCGATGGAGAATCGTCTGCCCATCATTTATCTCGTCGATTCGGCCGGCGTGTTCCTGCCGATGCAGGATGAGATTTTTCCCGACAAAGAGCATTTCGGAAGGATTTTCCGCAACAACGCCATCATGTCCTCCATGGGCATCCCGCAGATCGCAGCCATCATGGGCTTCTGCGTGGCCGGCGGCGCCTACCTGCCCATCATGAGCGACGAGGCGCTGATTGTTGAAGGAACGGGCACGGTGTTCCTCGCCGGATCGCATCTCGTGAAATCGGCCATCGGGGAAGTGATACAGAATGAGGAACTGGGCGGTGCCCGGGTACACAGCGAGCTGAGCGGCGTCACCGACTACCGCATGCCCGATGACGCCACGGCGCTGAAAACCATCCGCGACCTGGTGTCGAAACTCGGCGACAGGGGACATGCCGGCTTCAACCGTATCGACGCGGTCGATCCCGCACGTCCGATTACGGACGTCTACGGCATCATGCCGAAAGACCGCTCTCGTCCCTACGACGTTCACGCGCTGCTTACCTGCCTGGTCGACGACCACGAATTCGTTGAATACAAAGCCGACTACGGCCGCTCCATCGTTTGCGCATACGCGCGCATTGACGGCTGGGCCGTGGGCATCGTGGCGAACCAGCGCAGCATCGTCAAGGATGGCAAGGGAGAAATGCAGATCGGGGGTGTGATTTACAGCGACAGCGCGGACAAGGCCACGCGCTTTATCCTGAACTGCAATCAGAAGAAAATCCCCCTCGTCTTCCTGCAGGATGTTACCGGCTTCATGATCGGCAGCCGCGCAGAACACGGCGGCATTATCAAGGACGGTGCGAAAATGGTCAATGCCGTGGCGAACAGCACGGTGCCGAAAATCACCATCATCACCGGCAATTCATACGGCGCCGGAAATTACGCCATGTGCGGAAAGGCCTACGACCCGCGTTTCATCTTTGCCTGGCCGTCGGCGCAGATCGCCGTCATGGGCGGAGCGCAGGCGAGCAAGACGCTGCTCGAAATCCGTCTCTCCCAGCTGAAGCGCGAGGGAAAGGAAATCACAAAGGAGGAACAGGAGGAACTGCTCAAGACGATTCAGGATCGCTACGACAGTCAGATGAGTCCCTACTACGGCGCCGCCCGTTTGTGGGTAGACGGCATCATCGATCCTGCGGACACGCGCGATGTGATTTCCTCCTGTCTCGCCGCAGCGGAAAACAATCCTGACATCCCGCAATTCAATCCCGGCGTCATCCAGACATGA